The Desulfovibrio sp. genome contains the following window.
AGTTCCCGGTCAGCGCCGTGCATGCGGACGACATGGCTCAGGCAGTGCTGTGCGCATGCAAACCCGAAGCCAGCGGCGTTTATCATCTGAGTGACGGCGAGGCCTATACCATGTCCGGCTTTTGCCGGGTCATGGGCGCAGCGGTGGACAAGGCCCTTGGCCGCGCACCCCGCAAGGTGCGCGTAGTGCGCATGCCTTTGCCCGTCATGGCTTGTACTGCCGGGCTGTCCACGGCCTTTGCCGTGGCTGCCGATGCCGTGTCCCGCCGCCTTTTAGGGCGTGGGCTGCGGCGCGCTCCGGCCTGGAATCTGGACAAATACCGTGAAGCCCGTCAGGCTGGGTGGCTGTGCGACAACAGCCGCATCTGCCGCGAACTGGGCTTTGCGCCGCGCGTGAGCCTTGAGGCAGGTATGACCGAAGCCGTCGACGGCTACCGCCGCGAGGGCTGGTTGTGAAGATCACCATACAGGAACTTTCCAAGGCATTTGGCGGACGGGACATCCTCAGCAACTTCTCGCTGGAAGTGGATCCCGGTGTGCGGCTGTGCGTTTGCGGGCCCAACGGTACGGGCAAGTCCACCTTGCTGCGCCTTCTGGCCGGGGTGGAAAGCCCTGACGGCGGTCGGGTAATACTGCCGCGCGGCTGCCGCCTGGGTTTTGTGGAGCAGGAGCTTTCAGAGGAATCCCTCGAAACGCCGCTGCTGACCTATGTGCTGGACGTGCTGCACGACTGGAGCGACTTTTGGGCTGAATGGGAAGAAGCCGCCGCCAGCAAGGACGAATCACGCCTGACTTCCCTGATGCACCGTCAGGGCGAGCTTGAGGCTCTTTACGGCTACAATCCCGAGCATCGGGCCAAGGCCGTGCTTTCCGGTCTGGGCTTTGCAGAAAACAAGTGGAACCGCACCCTGCGCGAACTCTCCGGCGGCTGGCGCGAGCGCGCCAAGCTGGCCCGTGTGCTCACCGCCGGCGCCGATGTGTTGCTGCTGGACGAACCCACCAACCATCTCGACGTGGAAGCCGTGGAGTGGCTGGAGTCCTTTCTCATGGACTTCAGCGGCGCACTGGTATTTGTGGCCCATGACCGTGTGTTTATGGATAATGTCGGCACGCACGTTCTCTACCTCGGGCTGTCCAGGCCCGTGTTCCGCAAGGCCACCTACACGCAGTTTCTGACCCTTCAGGACGAATACAACGCCCAGCGTGAGCGTGAAGCCCGCGCCCTCAAGGAAGACCTTGACCGCAAGATGGCCTTTGTGGAGCGTTTTCGCGCCAAGGCCACAAAGGCCCGCCAGGCGGGTTCCCGGATGAAGATGGCTAAAAAGCTCGAAAAAGAGCTGGAAGACTACAGACCGGAACCCAAGCGCAAGGAGCTGAATTTCAGCTGGCCCGAAGCTCCGCATTCAGAAAAGATTGTGCTGTCTGTCGCGGATCTGGAATTTCATTTTGGCGATGGCAAAACCATGTGGCCGCCCCTGACACTGACCCTGTTCCGTGGGCAGCGGGTGGCGCTGGTGGGGCACAACGGCTGCGGCAAGTCCACCCTGCTCAAGCTGCTGGCCGGTACGCTGGAACGCTGCGGTGGCAATATGGTCACGGCATCGCAAATGCGCATGGGCTACTATACCCAGCATCAGATGGACACCTTGCGGGGCGATACCACGGTGCTTGGCGAAATTCGCCGTCTTTCAGACCCGCGCACCACGGAAGAAGAGCTGATGAGTGTTCTCGGGCTCTTCATGCTGGGGCAGGATTATTTTGAACGGCAGGTGAGCGCCCTTTCGGGCGGCGAAAAAAGTCGCCTAGTGCTGGCAACGCTGTTTTTGAAGCGCTGCAATTTTCTGCTGCTGGACGAACCCACCAACCATCTTGATCTCGAAAGTCGCGAAGCCCTGGTGAGTGCGCTACAGAAGTTTAACGGCACCCTGCTCATGGTGGCGCATGACCGCTGGCTGCTCTCGCAGGTAGGGGCTGAAGCGTGGGAACTCAATGAGAACGGACTGACCGTATTCCCCGACTTTGCCTCGTATGACGAGAACCGCCGCGCCCGGCAGAACGGTTTGGGCGAAAGCCCCCTGAGTGCCGTCAATGCAGCGGGCAACAGCGCCCGGGAGACGGACGCGCCCGCCGCGCAGCCATTGTCGCGCGATGAACAGAAGCGCATCAAACGCGAACAGGCCGACAGGCGCAATGCCCTGCACAAGGAGCTGAAGCCCCTGCAAAACCGTTACGAAGCGCTGGAAACAGAGTTTGCCTCGGTACTTGACCAGCAGACCCTTGTGGAAGGCCAACTGGCCGACCCGGATGTGTACGCCGACCACGCCCGTTCCAGCGATCTGCTCAAAACCTTTGAATCGTGCAAGCAGCGCAGCGAAGCCATTTTTGAAGAAATGACCACGCTTGAAGAAAATATGACGGCTGTGCGGGAAAAGTGGAACGTGGAGCAGGATTGACCGACAGGTTTTGCGGGCACCCCCACAAAGGCGTTGCGTGACGTAACAGCTTGGTGCAACAGTATAAATACGTTTTCACCCCAAATTGCTCCAGGGCCGCGTGCCCGGTGTGGAGAGTGGCATGCAACATATAGAAGTAGCTGCGGGTATCATTTGGCGGGGCAAGAGGTTTCTGGCCAGCCAGCGCCTCAGCGACAAGCCTCTTGAAGGATACTGGGAATTTCCCGGCGGCAAACTTGAAGCCGGAGAAAGCCCGGAAGACGCCCTCAAACGCGAACTGGCTGAAGAGCTGGGCGTAGGCGTGCGCCAGGTCGTGTTCTGGAAAAGCCTTGATCACGAATATGTGGAGCGCGGCTTCAGCGTGCGGCTGTATTTTTTTCATGTCACCGAATTCGTGGGCGAACCCTGTGGCGAAGAAGGGCAGAACCTGCGGTGGGTAGAGCCGCAGGAGGCCTTTGCCCTCGGTTTTTTGCCTGCCGATGCTGTGGTGCTTGAAGAACTCATAGCGAGGCAACCGAGCATTCTTTGATAATCTTCGTGATATGCCTCCCCTCGTAGTGAATATTTTTTGTTTTAGCCCGCCTATGGTGGGCTTTTTTTATGGGCAGGGGAAT
Protein-coding sequences here:
- a CDS encoding (deoxy)nucleoside triphosphate pyrophosphohydrolase — its product is MQHIEVAAGIIWRGKRFLASQRLSDKPLEGYWEFPGGKLEAGESPEDALKRELAEELGVGVRQVVFWKSLDHEYVERGFSVRLYFFHVTEFVGEPCGEEGQNLRWVEPQEAFALGFLPADAVVLEELIARQPSIL
- a CDS encoding ATP-binding cassette domain-containing protein, whose amino-acid sequence is MKITIQELSKAFGGRDILSNFSLEVDPGVRLCVCGPNGTGKSTLLRLLAGVESPDGGRVILPRGCRLGFVEQELSEESLETPLLTYVLDVLHDWSDFWAEWEEAAASKDESRLTSLMHRQGELEALYGYNPEHRAKAVLSGLGFAENKWNRTLRELSGGWRERAKLARVLTAGADVLLLDEPTNHLDVEAVEWLESFLMDFSGALVFVAHDRVFMDNVGTHVLYLGLSRPVFRKATYTQFLTLQDEYNAQREREARALKEDLDRKMAFVERFRAKATKARQAGSRMKMAKKLEKELEDYRPEPKRKELNFSWPEAPHSEKIVLSVADLEFHFGDGKTMWPPLTLTLFRGQRVALVGHNGCGKSTLLKLLAGTLERCGGNMVTASQMRMGYYTQHQMDTLRGDTTVLGEIRRLSDPRTTEEELMSVLGLFMLGQDYFERQVSALSGGEKSRLVLATLFLKRCNFLLLDEPTNHLDLESREALVSALQKFNGTLLMVAHDRWLLSQVGAEAWELNENGLTVFPDFASYDENRRARQNGLGESPLSAVNAAGNSARETDAPAAQPLSRDEQKRIKREQADRRNALHKELKPLQNRYEALETEFASVLDQQTLVEGQLADPDVYADHARSSDLLKTFESCKQRSEAIFEEMTTLEENMTAVREKWNVEQD